A single Brassica rapa cultivar Chiifu-401-42 chromosome A04, CAAS_Brap_v3.01, whole genome shotgun sequence DNA region contains:
- the LOC103862928 gene encoding protein FAM133B produces MGKNQAYKAMQRSRVGSASAQPDEVEDGMVDGSFHTPEWHAARLASLKTTHTITWEEYKNKQKEEEMKKGELEADTDKLMREYRAQLDAERSLKLSKGRNYSSDKSHKDKKDRDSKKKRSKKRKHYSSSESSSSSDEEESRRSRSSSRRSKKEKKHKSSRDKHCSKTKDDGPVPLSRFFGNLKS; encoded by the exons ATGGGGAAGAATCAAGCGTACAAGGCTATGCAGAGATCCAGGGTTGGCTCCGCCTCAGCTCAGCCTGATGAGGTTGAAGATGGAATG GTGGATGGTTCATTTCATACACCAGAGTGGCATGCGGCTCGTTTGGCTAGTCTCAAGACTACCCACACTATCACCTGGGAAGAGTACAAAAATAAGCAAAAG GAAGAAGAGATGAAAAAGGGAGAACTTGAAGCAGATACCGATAAACTGATGCGTGAGTATAGAGCACAGCTAGATGCAGAAAGGTCCTTGAAACTCTCCAAGGGGAGGAACTATTCTAGTGATAAGTCCCATAAAG ATAAGAAAGACAGAGattcaaagaagaaaagaagcaaAAAGAGAAAG CATTATTCATCCTCAGAGTCTTCATCTAGCAGCGATGAAGAAGAATCTAGAAGATCAAGATCAAGTTCTAGAAGAtcaaagaaggagaagaagcacAAGTCTAGCAGAGACAAACACTGTAGCAAAACTAAAGACGATGGCCCTGTACCACTCTCTAGATTCTTTGGCAATCTAAAGAGTTGA